Proteins encoded within one genomic window of Candidatus Baltobacteraceae bacterium:
- a CDS encoding MFS transporter → MSLSQTDSTLSPAARRTFIASFLGWTLDAFDFFLLTFVVSKIAADFKSGIVEVTAAITLTLACRPLGALIFGWIGDRYGRRTPLMIDIAFYSVIELLTAFSPNFTIFLVLRALYGVAMGGEWGLGAAMAMEALPPQKRGFFSGLLQEGYMVGYLLAAAAYFIVFHFADQFGAAHYAWRILFVVGTLPALLIFYIRSHVPESPAWLASHRNRGSDPLCHPERSERSERSRRAGASIAANLPLFIYTVLFMAAMNFMSHGTQDLYATFLQVQHGFSTGMTSSLSIIAALGAIAGGIAFGAFSQRIGRRPALLIAALLGAVCVPLWAFSQTMVALAIGAFAIQFMVQGAWGVIPAHLNELSPAGSRGTFPGFTYQIGNLISAGAAQMEAHFATKNFPLANGTADYGRAMAIISLIMFAAVLVFTAIGYFVKPENRDAAFVPEAP, encoded by the coding sequence TTGAGCCTGTCGCAAACCGACTCCACTCTATCGCCCGCAGCTCGCAGAACCTTCATTGCGAGCTTCTTAGGTTGGACGCTCGACGCGTTCGATTTCTTTCTCCTGACCTTTGTTGTCTCGAAGATCGCGGCCGACTTCAAGAGCGGGATCGTTGAAGTCACAGCCGCCATTACGCTCACGCTGGCATGCCGCCCACTCGGCGCGCTGATTTTCGGCTGGATCGGCGATCGTTACGGCCGGCGCACTCCGTTGATGATCGACATCGCATTTTATTCCGTCATCGAGCTGCTGACCGCGTTCTCGCCGAACTTCACGATCTTCTTAGTGCTGCGCGCGCTCTACGGCGTCGCCATGGGCGGCGAATGGGGGCTCGGCGCGGCGATGGCGATGGAAGCACTCCCGCCGCAAAAGCGCGGCTTCTTTAGCGGATTGCTGCAAGAAGGCTACATGGTCGGCTACTTGCTGGCGGCGGCCGCGTATTTCATCGTCTTCCACTTCGCCGATCAGTTCGGCGCGGCGCACTACGCATGGCGCATTCTCTTCGTCGTCGGCACGCTGCCGGCGCTGCTCATCTTCTACATCCGCAGCCACGTCCCCGAATCCCCCGCCTGGCTCGCCTCCCATCGTAATAGGGGTAGCGATCCGCTTTGTCATCCTGAGCGTAGCGAGCGGAGCGAGCGAAGTAGAAGGGCAGGCGCATCAATCGCGGCCAACCTTCCCCTCTTTATTTACACCGTGTTGTTTATGGCGGCGATGAACTTCATGTCGCACGGCACGCAAGACCTGTACGCGACGTTCCTGCAAGTGCAGCACGGTTTTTCGACCGGAATGACGTCGTCGTTATCGATAATTGCTGCGCTCGGTGCGATCGCCGGCGGCATTGCATTCGGTGCATTCTCGCAACGCATCGGACGGCGCCCGGCACTATTGATCGCCGCGCTTCTCGGCGCCGTATGCGTGCCGCTTTGGGCGTTCAGTCAGACGATGGTCGCGCTTGCCATCGGTGCGTTCGCCATACAGTTCATGGTGCAGGGGGCGTGGGGCGTCATTCCGGCGCACCTCAACGAACTCTCTCCCGCCGGCTCACGCGGCACGTTCCCCGGTTTCACGTATCAGATCGGCAACCTCATCAGCGCGGGTGCCGCCCAAATGGAAGCCCACTTCGCCACGAAGAACTTCCCGTTGGCCAACGGCACCGCCGATTACGGGCGCGCGATGGCCATCATCTCGCTAATCATGTTTGCCGCCGTCCTCGTCTTCACCGCAATCGGCTATTTCGTGAAACCCGAAAACCGCGACGCCGCCTTCGTACCCGAAGCACCATGA
- a CDS encoding DUF5069 domain-containing protein — protein MQPLDLRNGPPRSCYAELDGLMLMPRTIDKLRGRLPGGDPGIYFINGKIKGISGYLLERLGVTEQALFEAVTACDTEDGVAAWLRGHTDASQYPAIKETLKRIKPKHAEDEAWFREEYAETLALHPELEIIIDIVDADDRRRRAK, from the coding sequence ATGCAACCACTCGATCTTCGTAACGGACCACCGCGCAGTTGCTACGCGGAGCTCGACGGCCTCATGCTCATGCCGCGAACGATCGACAAGCTGCGCGGACGATTACCCGGCGGCGATCCTGGTATCTACTTCATCAACGGTAAAATCAAAGGGATCTCGGGCTATTTGCTCGAGCGCCTGGGCGTCACCGAACAAGCGTTATTCGAAGCGGTCACCGCGTGCGATACCGAAGATGGCGTCGCCGCGTGGCTGCGCGGGCACACCGATGCGTCGCAATACCCGGCGATCAAGGAGACGCTGAAGCGGATCAAGCCCAAACACGCCGAGGACGAAGCCTGGTTCCGCGAAGAATACGCCGAGACGCTGGCGCTGCATCCGGAGCTCGAGATTATTATCGACATCGTCGACGCCGACGATCGCCGCCGGCGCGCGAAGTAA
- the tsaD gene encoding tRNA (adenosine(37)-N6)-threonylcarbamoyltransferase complex transferase subunit TsaD — MLGIETSCDDTATALVRDGRDVLASVSTNQDAFHAKYGGIVPEIASRQHVALLSAAVEDALGRAGTTFDDVDALAVTRGPGLIGSLVVGVASAKALAFALDKPLYGINHLHGHIFAAFLDQPEAPPYPFLALLVSGGHSQLVKVESATRMSIVGRTHDDAAGEAYDKTARLLGIPYPGGPQLDRMAQRGNPRAHAFPRHRPSGDSLDLSFSGLKTSVRYFLESDAGQNAKPEDVAASFQAAVVDVLMARLEAAFARDSYNAVVLSGGVAANSALQTAFRRWSERNNVTAFVPPPKYCTDNAAMIAAAAYHQRDATRVDPLTLSADPNLAFELEPAS; from the coding sequence GTGCTGGGGATCGAGACGTCGTGCGACGACACGGCCACCGCGCTGGTGCGCGACGGCCGCGACGTGCTCGCCTCGGTCTCGACGAATCAAGACGCGTTCCACGCGAAGTACGGCGGCATCGTGCCCGAAATCGCCAGCCGCCAGCACGTTGCGCTGCTCTCAGCGGCGGTCGAGGATGCGCTCGGCCGGGCCGGGACGACGTTCGACGACGTCGACGCACTCGCGGTCACGCGCGGACCGGGACTCATCGGCAGTCTCGTCGTCGGGGTTGCATCGGCCAAGGCGCTCGCCTTCGCACTCGACAAGCCGCTCTACGGCATCAATCATTTACACGGCCACATTTTTGCCGCATTTCTGGACCAGCCCGAAGCGCCGCCCTATCCGTTCCTCGCGTTGCTCGTTTCGGGTGGTCACTCGCAACTCGTGAAGGTGGAATCCGCCACGCGCATGTCGATCGTCGGCCGCACGCACGACGATGCCGCCGGCGAAGCGTACGATAAAACGGCACGACTGCTCGGCATCCCATACCCCGGCGGTCCACAGCTCGATCGCATGGCGCAGCGCGGGAATCCCCGCGCGCACGCCTTTCCGCGCCATCGTCCCAGCGGCGATTCGCTCGACCTCTCGTTTTCCGGCCTCAAAACGTCCGTCCGGTATTTTCTAGAATCCGACGCCGGGCAAAACGCAAAGCCCGAAGACGTCGCCGCATCGTTTCAAGCCGCCGTCGTCGACGTGCTCATGGCGCGCCTCGAAGCCGCATTTGCACGCGATAGCTACAACGCGGTCGTGCTCTCCGGCGGCGTCGCGGCCAACTCCGCGCTGCAGACGGCGTTTCGCCGATGGAGCGAACGCAATAACGTCACGGCGTTCGTTCCGCCGCCCAAGTACTGCACCGACAACGCGGCCATGATCGCTGCCGCTGCGTACCATCAACGCGACGCGACCCGTGTCGATCCGCTGACGCTCTCCGCCGATCCGAATCTGGCGTTCGAGCTGGAACCCGCATCCTAA
- a CDS encoding alkaline phosphatase family protein, with protein sequence MRALLCSLFVLLFGCAIVTGCSGTASTMPHGSHTPIPSGPTPCPAANYTCIQHIVIIIQENRSFNNLFMGYPGAETRSTGKAGSRIVPLRPRGFQQSIADISHCWDEAMVSWDHGKMDGFYLEYPEKWPLTSCPSLARPAVGTSGVHSPYVYVPNDAPNYVDEAGPYWKMAMQYVLADHYFPTDFGPSFTAHQYLVAGTTDVARNLAIVNYPGLLNKDGVVEVSSSSSWSCDSPAFARTSLLDAQRTVKPAAGPYPCFTQYRTIADSLDARGVSWQFYTPTTKNFKPGDYIWSPFSAIDAVRHGPDWSNVISPQTNVLAAAQNGKLKGVTWVVPDGTYSDHAGPYVTDEGPSWVSAIVNAIGKGPQWNSTAIVVLWDDWGGLYDPIPPPQMDFRGLGIRTPLMVISPYALRNKVDKTLYEPGSILKFIETVFKLPPIGGSCPAAPANGFGYTDCRANVLGGFDFRQTPRAFTPIKTKYPPSKFTNSNADAVPPDTE encoded by the coding sequence ATGCGCGCTTTGCTCTGTTCGTTGTTCGTATTACTCTTTGGCTGTGCAATCGTCACCGGGTGCTCGGGAACCGCGTCGACGATGCCGCATGGCTCGCACACTCCGATTCCAAGCGGGCCAACGCCCTGTCCGGCCGCCAACTACACGTGCATCCAGCACATCGTCATCATCATCCAGGAAAACCGCAGCTTCAACAATCTGTTCATGGGCTATCCGGGGGCCGAGACGCGGTCGACCGGTAAGGCGGGCTCGCGTATCGTTCCGCTTCGTCCGCGAGGCTTCCAGCAGTCGATCGCGGACATCTCGCATTGTTGGGACGAAGCTATGGTCTCGTGGGATCACGGAAAGATGGACGGCTTTTATCTCGAGTATCCCGAGAAATGGCCTCTCACCAGCTGCCCCAGCCTCGCCCGCCCTGCGGTCGGAACGTCGGGAGTACATTCGCCATACGTCTACGTTCCGAACGACGCGCCAAACTATGTCGACGAAGCCGGCCCATACTGGAAAATGGCGATGCAGTACGTCCTCGCGGACCACTATTTCCCGACCGACTTCGGCCCCAGCTTTACCGCGCACCAGTACCTCGTCGCCGGCACGACGGACGTAGCGCGAAACTTGGCGATCGTCAACTACCCCGGGCTGCTCAACAAGGACGGCGTTGTCGAAGTCAGCTCAAGCTCGTCCTGGAGCTGCGATTCTCCCGCTTTTGCGCGAACGTCACTGCTCGACGCGCAGAGAACGGTAAAGCCGGCGGCGGGTCCGTACCCGTGTTTCACGCAGTACCGGACGATTGCCGATTCGCTGGACGCCCGCGGTGTGTCTTGGCAATTCTATACGCCGACGACGAAGAACTTTAAACCAGGCGACTACATTTGGTCGCCGTTTTCCGCTATCGACGCGGTCCGACACGGCCCGGACTGGTCAAACGTCATCTCGCCGCAGACCAACGTTCTTGCCGCCGCGCAAAACGGTAAGCTCAAAGGCGTCACGTGGGTTGTACCGGACGGCACGTATTCCGATCACGCCGGCCCCTACGTCACAGACGAAGGACCGTCGTGGGTTTCCGCCATTGTTAACGCGATTGGAAAAGGGCCGCAGTGGAACTCGACGGCCATCGTCGTGCTGTGGGACGACTGGGGCGGATTGTACGACCCCATTCCACCGCCGCAAATGGATTTCCGGGGACTCGGAATCCGCACGCCGCTGATGGTGATTTCTCCGTACGCGCTACGAAATAAAGTCGACAAGACGCTCTACGAGCCCGGCAGTATATTGAAGTTCATCGAGACGGTGTTCAAGTTGCCGCCGATCGGTGGGAGCTGTCCCGCAGCGCCGGCCAACGGTTTCGGTTACACGGATTGTCGCGCGAACGTCCTCGGGGGCTTCGATTTCCGTCAAACGCCGCGCGCCTTCACGCCGATAAAGACGAAGTATCCGCCGTCGAAATTTACCAACTCGAACGCAGACGCGGTTCCGCCCGACACCGAATAG